A window from bacterium encodes these proteins:
- the rpsD gene encoding 30S ribosomal protein S4: protein MGRYHEAVCRLCRREGMKLYLKGEKCYTDKCPVAKDTTPPGMHPPSRRKPSDFAVRLREKQRLRRFYGVYEGQFKRYFQVAARATGVTGTRLLQILETRLDNLVYRLGLAASRKEARQLVAHGHITVDGRKLSVPAAIVRPGATVAVAEGSRSLPHFKALAGSAPTRGLPAWLEYHPETLSGRVLTLPAREDIDVPVHEQLIIEYYSR from the coding sequence ATGGGACGCTATCACGAGGCGGTTTGCCGGCTCTGCCGCCGTGAGGGCATGAAGCTGTACCTCAAGGGCGAGAAGTGCTACACGGACAAGTGTCCGGTGGCGAAGGACACCACGCCACCGGGGATGCACCCGCCCAGCCGGCGCAAGCCATCGGACTTCGCCGTGCGCCTCCGGGAGAAGCAGCGCCTCCGGCGGTTCTACGGTGTCTACGAGGGGCAGTTCAAGCGGTACTTCCAGGTCGCGGCCCGGGCCACGGGTGTCACCGGGACGCGTCTCCTCCAGATCCTGGAAACGCGGCTCGACAACCTCGTCTATCGGTTGGGGTTGGCCGCGAGCCGCAAGGAAGCGCGTCAGCTCGTGGCGCACGGGCACATCACCGTCGACGGCCGCAAGCTTTCGGTGCCCGCGGCGATCGTTCGGCCTGGAGCGACGGTCGCCGTCGCAGAAGGCAGCCGGAGCCTGCCGCACTTCAAGGCGCTCGCCGGGAGCGCGCCGACGCGGGGCCTGCCCGCGTGGTTGGAATACCATCCGGAGACCTTGAGCGGCCGCGTGCTGACGCTGCCGGCTCGCGAAGATATCGACGTGCCGGTGCATGAGCAGTTGATCATTGAGTACTACTCGCGGTAA
- the rpsK gene encoding 30S ribosomal protein S11 produces the protein MATGKRRERKHIPAGIAHIQSTFNNTVVTISDLQGNVLAWASAGTSGFKGSRKGTPFAAGLAAENAARKAMEHGLRQVEVYVKGPGSGREAAIRSLQAAGLEVNLIKDVTPIPHNGCRPPKRRRV, from the coding sequence ATGGCCACGGGCAAGCGCAGAGAGCGCAAGCACATCCCGGCGGGCATCGCGCACATCCAGTCCACGTTCAACAACACGGTGGTGACGATCAGCGATCTCCAGGGAAACGTGCTTGCCTGGGCGAGCGCCGGGACGTCCGGGTTCAAGGGCTCGCGCAAAGGCACCCCGTTTGCCGCCGGGCTGGCGGCCGAGAACGCGGCCCGCAAGGCGATGGAACACGGCCTCCGGCAGGTTGAGGTCTACGTGAAGGGCCCGGGGTCCGGTCGGGAGGCGGCGATCCGTTCGCTGCAGGCGGCCGGCCTCGAGGTGAATCTGATCAAGGACGTGACGCCGATTCCGCACAACGGGTGCCGACCGCCGAAGCGGCGGCGGGTGTAG
- the rpsM gene encoding 30S ribosomal protein S13: MARIAGVDLPRDKRVEVALTYIYGIGRSRAGEILQITGIGPDTRVRNLTEEEVTRLREVIDRNYKVEGDLRRDVAMDIRRLVEIGCYRGVRHRRGLPVRGQRTRTNARTRKGPKKTVGARRAKAAPAGAAAS, encoded by the coding sequence ATGGCGCGCATCGCAGGGGTGGATTTGCCGCGGGACAAGCGCGTGGAAGTGGCGCTGACCTACATCTACGGCATCGGGCGGAGCCGTGCCGGGGAGATTCTCCAGATCACCGGGATCGGCCCCGACACCCGCGTGCGGAACCTCACTGAGGAGGAAGTCACCCGCCTGCGTGAGGTGATCGACCGCAACTACAAGGTCGAAGGAGACCTGCGCCGCGACGTCGCCATGGACATCCGGCGGCTCGTCGAAATCGGCTGCTACCGGGGTGTGCGTCACCGCCGCGGCCTTCCCGTGCGCGGCCAGCGCACGCGAACGAACGCGCGGACCCGGAAGGGTCCAAAAAAGACCGTCGGAGCGCGCCGGGCGAAGGCGGCACCGGCCGGCGCCGCGGCGTCGTAG
- the rpmJ gene encoding 50S ribosomal protein L36: MKVRASVKRMCEKCKIIKRGNRVMVICENPKHKQKQG, encoded by the coding sequence ATGAAGGTCCGAGCGTCCGTGAAGCGCATGTGTGAGAAGTGTAAGATCATCAAGCGCGGCAACCGCGTCATGGTGATCTGCGAGAACCCGAAGCACAAGCAGAAGCAGGGGTAG
- the infA gene encoding translation initiation factor IF-1 — protein sequence MAKKDVIEVEGTVVEILPNAMFRVELPSGHKVLAHISGKMRIHFIRILPGDRVKVELSPYDPTRGRITYRFR from the coding sequence ATGGCAAAGAAAGACGTCATCGAAGTGGAAGGCACCGTCGTGGAGATCCTCCCGAACGCAATGTTCCGGGTGGAGTTGCCGAGTGGTCACAAGGTGCTCGCCCACATCTCGGGCAAGATGCGCATCCACTTTATCCGTATCCTTCCTGGCGACCGCGTGAAGGTGGAGCTGTCGCCGTACGACCCGACGCGTGGCCGGATTACGTACCGGTTCCGGTAG
- the map gene encoding type I methionyl aminopeptidase has translation MPTMIALKSPAELAVMRRACGVAAQALRAVVDAVVPGITTRELDRVAEDRIRALGAVPAFLGYRGYPASLCASVNDEVVHGIPGRRRLREGEIVSVDLGAVVEGFHGDCAVTVPVGVISEPARELLRVTAESLEEGIRAVRAGARLGDVGAAIQRYVERHGFSVVREFAGHGVGRRLHEDPQIPNFGRPGSGVALQSGMTLAIEPMVNAGTHEVTMDPDGWTVRTKDGKLSAHFEHTVAVTAEGAEVLTRLPEDASV, from the coding sequence ATGCCGACGATGATCGCGCTCAAGTCTCCCGCGGAACTCGCCGTCATGCGGCGCGCGTGCGGCGTGGCGGCGCAGGCGCTTCGGGCGGTGGTGGACGCCGTGGTGCCGGGCATCACCACGCGCGAGCTCGACCGTGTCGCCGAGGATCGGATCCGGGCGCTCGGTGCCGTACCGGCGTTCCTCGGGTACCGGGGCTATCCCGCGAGCCTGTGCGCGTCCGTGAACGACGAGGTGGTCCACGGAATCCCGGGCCGCCGGCGCCTGCGGGAAGGGGAGATCGTGAGCGTCGACCTGGGGGCCGTGGTCGAGGGATTTCACGGGGATTGCGCCGTGACCGTCCCGGTCGGGGTGATCTCGGAGCCGGCGCGCGAACTGCTCCGGGTTACCGCGGAGTCACTCGAAGAGGGAATCCGGGCGGTGCGCGCCGGCGCACGGCTCGGCGACGTGGGCGCGGCGATCCAGCGCTACGTCGAGCGCCACGGGTTCTCGGTGGTCCGGGAGTTCGCCGGACATGGCGTCGGGCGGCGTCTCCACGAGGACCCTCAGATTCCCAACTTTGGACGGCCGGGGAGCGGGGTCGCGCTGCAGTCGGGGATGACCCTCGCGATCGAACCCATGGTGAACGCCGGGACCCATGAGGTGACCATGGATCCGGACGGGTGGACGGTCCGGACCAAGGACGGCAAGCTGTCGGCCCACTTCGAACACACGGTTGCGGTGACCGCGGAGGGGGCGGAGGTACTCACTAGACTTCCCGAGGACGCCTCGGTATAA
- a CDS encoding adenylate kinase — translation MDLIFMGPPGAGKGTQAEIFHERHGLPHISTGDILRQGVRDDTEVGRRAFAYMQEGDLVPDEIVDEIVQIRLAEPDTAGGFILDGYPRTLPQADALDRWLAREGRSLDAVVWFEIREEVLLRRLTGRRVCPVCGAIYHLDYKPPRVAVRCDVEGAELVQRRDDARATVLHRLEVFHRWTAPLVDHYRSRGLFLTVNAERPVVDVYDEIREFVQSRAGRTD, via the coding sequence ATGGACCTGATCTTCATGGGGCCCCCGGGCGCCGGCAAGGGGACGCAGGCGGAGATTTTCCACGAGCGCCACGGGTTGCCGCATATCTCCACGGGGGACATTCTGCGACAGGGCGTCCGCGACGACACGGAGGTGGGGCGCCGGGCGTTCGCCTACATGCAGGAAGGCGACCTGGTTCCCGACGAGATCGTGGACGAGATCGTCCAGATTCGGCTTGCGGAACCCGACACCGCCGGCGGGTTCATCCTCGATGGATACCCGCGCACGCTGCCGCAGGCGGACGCCCTCGACCGGTGGCTCGCGCGCGAGGGCCGCAGTCTCGATGCGGTGGTGTGGTTCGAAATTCGCGAAGAGGTGTTGCTCCGCCGGCTGACGGGCCGGCGGGTGTGTCCCGTCTGCGGCGCGATCTACCATCTCGACTACAAGCCGCCGAGGGTCGCCGTTCGTTGCGACGTCGAGGGTGCGGAGCTGGTGCAGCGGCGAGACGATGCCCGGGCCACCGTCCTCCACCGGCTCGAGGTGTTCCACCGGTGGACCGCACCCCTGGTCGACCACTATCGCAGCCGCGGGCTGTTCCTGACGGTGAACGCGGAGCGGCCGGTCGTGGACGTCTACGACGAGATCCGTGAGTTCGTGCAGTCCCGGGCCGGCCGAACCGATTGA